The Clostridium botulinum BKT015925 genome includes the window CTATATATATCAATATAATACCATTATCCTTTTTATATTATATTCTATTTGACATTACTTTATATTAATTAAAAAAGCAAACCTTGTACAGGTTTGCTTAATTATTTATATGTTTAAGATCTATTATCATATTATTCAATCTTTGAACTATATCTGAAATTTTTTCCATAGACTGTATACTCTCTTGGACAGATGCATTCACCTGTTGAGTTCCAGCTGAAGTATTTTCTGATACATCAGATACATTCTTAATCAAACTTAATAAATTTCCTTTTCTATTGTCAATAGAAGTCATATTTTCTTTACTTAATTCTATAAGTTTTATAATATTTTTTATAGACTTATATATATCATCAAATATAATTCCTGTATTTTTTACAGCTTCATCTTGTTGTTCAACTATAATCCTAACCCCATCCATTGATTCAACTACATTGCTTGCTTCTGTACCTATATCTAATAATAATTTTTTAACTTCTTCTGCTGCACCCGATGTTTCTTCAGACAATTTTTTGACTTCTTCTGCTACAACAGCAAAACCTCTTCCATATTCACCTGCCCTAGCAGCTTCAATTGCAGCATTTAATGCTAAAAGATTAGTTTGTTCAGATATACTAGTTATAACTTCGATTATGCCATCAATTCTATCTATTTTATCATTTAAAATTATTATTTTCTTTCCTACTTCCAATATAGTATTATCTCCCTCTGAAGTTTTACTTTTTAAAAAGTCAACAGCATCTATTCCCTTTTCATTAAGTACTTTACCTTCATTTGTAGATATTATTATATTATTATTAATATCTACTGTTTTACTTATATTATCTGATAGTTCATCTATAATTTTTGCTGTATTCTTTATTTCTTCGTCTTGTCCATATACTCTACTTGCAACTTCCTTTATTGTATCTGCAATACTTTTACTAGATATCATAGTATTATCCATATCTTCCTGTAAATTTGTTGAAAGTATAGATAACTCATCAATTACTCCATTTATCTTTTTATTTACACTTGCTATTTTATATTCTGATTCTTCAATTTCTTTTATCATTCTTTTCTGTTTTTGAACTACAAGTCTACTATCATTTACAATCATATCTTTTATCAATATTAAAAATATAAGGATAGCTATCATATTCATGCAAAACATAGGTATAAGCAAAGTTTTTGACATTAGTATTGCTGCTTCTCCAAAACTTTTTTCACCTAATAAAGGAACTAAAAATTCTAAATGAATAACTTCCCAAAACGCAGTGAAAATCATCCATTTAGCTACATTTTTCTTTCTAATATTTTTAGGTCTAAATTTACTTTTATATACTATAATAGAAGCTATTGTGGAACCTAAAAAAGTAGATACTGAACATCCTAATGCTGTCCACCCTCCTAAAAAATATCTATATATACTTCCAATAAATCCAACAACTACACCTACAACTGGTCCTCCTATTATTGCACTTAGTATTCCTATAGAATCTCTTATGTTTGTTTTTGTATCATATATGGTATATGCATATTTAGATGCTAATATTATTGGAATACTAAATATGCATATTAAAACCAAACATGATATAGCTTCCATTTTTTCGGCTGTAATAAATTTCACTACTTTAATTGGTCTACTTACAAGATAAATAAACAAAACACATAATGAAATAAGTATAAATAAATTATACATCATAGTACTTGTTCCTTGTAACATACACACTCCCCCTAAGCTAGTTTATACTAAATATAAACAACTCTTAATTACAAAGTATCTACCAGTGAAAATTTTATTTACCAACCGCCAGAGCTTCCACCGCCTCCGCTATCACCTCCTCCAAATCCTCCAAAATTACCACCATTAGAACCGCCTCCTCCGAAGCCTCCACCATGGCCACCATTTCCTCCTCCAAAATAGGAATTGTATAGTAAAATTTTTAATATAAATTTTATTACTCTTGCTTTATTAAAAATTATATCTATTAAAATTAACCCTAATAAACCTAAAGGAATAAAATTTCTTTTTTCTTTATTTGGAGTATACTGAAAATTCACAGTTTCATTTTTTTCCAAAGTTACTCCATATTCTTTACCTATAATATCTGCAAAAACAGAATACGCTTTTTTTAGTCCCTGATTATAATTGCCTTTTTTAAATTTTTCAACAGCAGTATCATTCATAACTCTATTACTTAAAGTATCTGGTATTGCTCCTTCTAAGCCTCTTCCAACTTCTACAGACCACTTTTTATCTTTTATAGACACCAACACTAAAAGTCCATTGTTCTTTTCCTTCTGTCCGATTCCCCATTTTCTAAAAAGCTTATTTCCATAATCCCTTATATCATAATCTTCTAGAGAATTTACTATTACAATAATAGATTGAGCTCCAGTTTTAGTCTCTAATTCATTCCCAACAGAAACTAAATATTCTTTTGTATTAGAGTCTAATATACCTACATAGTCATTTACATATTTTAAATTTGTAGCCACTGGAAATTTAATTTCTGCATTTGCACTTTGAAAAGGAATAATCCAAAATAACATAATCACTAATAAGGGGAACAATAAGCTTATTAACCTTCTTTTATACTTTCTCATTTATTCACCCACTTATCTTATATTTGATTATTTACTAAAATCAACTTTAGGCACTTCTTTTGCACTTTCTGATGCTTTATAATATTCTTTTGGTTGAAATCTAAACACACTTGAAATTATTGAATTTGGAAATCTTTTTATGGTTGTATTATAAGCTCCTACCATTTTATTATAATCTTGTCTTGCTATATTAATTCTGTTTTCTGTACCTTCTAATGCTACAGTTAAGTCCTTAAAATTTTGATTGGATTTTAAATCTGGATAATTTTCAACAACTAGAAGCAATCTTGATAATGAAGATGAAAGTTCTGCATCTGCATTTGCTCTTTCATTAATAGTTTTGGCTCCTCCAAGTTTTGCTCTTGCATTAGCTATATCTTTAAATATATCTTTTTCTTGTGTTGCATATCCTTTTACGGTATTTACAAGATTAGGTATTAAATCATTTCTTCTTTGCAAATTTGTCTCTATATTAGATTGAGAATTTAAAACCGCTTGTTCTAAAGTTACTATTTTGTTGTATCCTCCTATAATTGGGAAAACTAATAATAATACTATCCCGATTATTACTAATGTAATTTTTAATTCTTTTTTCATTTTCAATCCCTCCTTATAAATTTTTTAACACTTAAGCCTACTTATATTATCTTAATTTCTTTTACCTATATTATACATCAAATTATTGTATTTTATTACATTTTTAACTATATTTTAAATTCCACCTTCATCCCTGTACCCCTTTTCTAATAAAAAAAATAGAAGCTAATATTATTAGTTTCTATTTTTAATAATTATTATTTTGTATTATCACTACTTGTAGTTATATCCTTATTAGATGTTGATGTAGCATTTTTGTCTTTATTTTGTCCATCTTCATTTTTATCATTACTACTCTTATCCTTATTATCATCTGATGAGAAAAGATTTGAAAAGAACTCTGATATTGAATCCCATAGTTTAGTAAAGAAACCTCTAGCTTCATCACTTGTTATTGTTCCCTTTAACTTTTCTGTAACATCATTTAGTTGATCTTTTAATTGCTTAAAGTTTAAATCTAATCCATTAATTTTATTCATTAATGATGTTATCTTTTGAATATCCTCTTCACTTAAATTTTTATCAGAATTTTTGTTAAAACTATTAGTAACATTTAAAACTATATTTTTTACATCTTCTTCATTTTTAGGTTTTTCTTTAATAACATCTTTCTTAACTTGATTTACTAAACTTGCAGCTTCATCTTTTCCTATTTTTTCACCTAAATCTCCTGTAACTACTATCTCTTCATTAGCAGCTTTTTTCTTCTTCTCATCAATTTTCTTTCCACCCTTACTACTTTCAAATCCTTTTAATATTCCTGTAAGTGCTGCTGTACCAGATACATTAAAAGGTGCTGATGCTTTAACTACAGCATTTTCTATTCCAGCAGTAATTAATGCATTTCTTATCATACTTTCAGTAACCCAATACATATTATGTGTTGATATTTTAAGACCACCTTCATCACTAGGTTCTACATAAGAACAAGATATAGCCTTAGTTCCTATTTGCTTTTTAGATGCAACATCTTTTAAATAATTATTTTCTTCTTGATTTGTTACTTCTATTATATTAGCTTCATTTTTATTAACAGCAAAATACTTAAGCATGTCTTCTTTTTGCTTACTATTTAAATCAGCTCCTAAAGTTACAACCTTAAAAGCATCTGCATAAGCATTTTTAACTTGTATTGATGCAATTATAGATACAGTAAATAATAAAACTAATATTCTACTTATACTTTTTCTAAATCTCATATTTTTAATCTCCTTTATCCTTCATATCTACTAAATTATATTGTTTGGGGCTACTTAACTAATATATTATATCACATGCACTAATATCAAAAGTTTAAATAAAGTTACATTTTTTAATAAAAGCATCTAGCAAAATATGTTAGACGCTTCTATTATTAAACTTATAATTTTTATATATTTTATTAAAATTAATCATACATCTTATTAATTAAATATGCCACATTTTCAGAAAATCTTTTAACTGTTCTCATTCCTTCTTCATCTTTTAATGCATCTCCAGGATCTTTACCAAATACTATATTCCAATATGTTGACCCTGGCACTATCATATCGTTTATCATATAAAACATCATCATTTCTTCAATGGTAGATGTAAGTCCCCCACGTCTTGCAACTGCTATTGGTCCTCCAACCATTCTTGACAAAAAATTCCCTTGTTTCATTGATGCCATTGCTATTCTTTGAAGCGCAGTCATAGCTTCAGCTCTAGCTGTTCCCCAATAAACCGGCGCTGCAATAATAAGTCCTTGTGCTTCTTTAACCTTATCTATGATTTCATCAAATCCATCATTGTATCCACCTTCAAAGTTCATGCAATCCTTAAGATTCATACCTGCAATAGATACAACTTCAGCTTCAACCCCATTTGACTCAATAACTTTTGCACACTCTCTAAGAACTTGAACACTATTTCCTTCTGCCTTTGGACTCCCACTTAAAAGAATTACCTTTTTCATTTTAACGCCTCCTAAACTGAATATAGACTGATTTTAGCATATTCATAAAATTATTTCAAAAATATTGATATTCTAGAACTAATGAGTTTTATTGGCATAAATACTGTCTTTGAAATTTGAACTATTAGTGCAATTTACATAAATGGTTTGTTCTTAATACTTTATTTTTACATATCTACTTTTAGATTTTCAATTTGTCCTATAGTTAGTCCTGTCTTTTCTGCTATTACTTCTATATCTAATACATCTAATAAATTTCTTGCTATATTTAATTTTTCTTTTAATGCTGCTTCAGCTGCAAATGCTCTTAAATATTCAGTTTCTTTTTCTATTTCATCTTCTCTTTTTCTCCAAAATTCCATAGCATATTCATCATTGCTTAATCTATCTAAACCTTTATTCGTTATCTTAATTTCCATTTTTCTCATAATTCCAAATTCACCTGTATATTCTATATATCCAAGATTAATAAGTTCTCTGACTCTCCAAAATATATAATCATCTGATATATTTTGATTACTGAACCCTAATACATTTCCTACGGTCCTTGCGGCTCTTTTTAAGTTCTTCTCTGTATTCTTTAATATATCTAAATCAAAATAATCTTTATTAGCACTTTTTACTTTTCCATTTTCAAAGATACGAAGCATTGTATTTTCCTTCTTTAAAACTCTCCATGCTTCTAAAATATATTTATATGTATCTTCATCTAGAATTTTTTTAAATTCAATGTATTTGTTCATATCTTCTGACATAATTTCTGAAACGCTTCTTGTTATAAATGCATGATACTGATTTTCTTCGATTAAATTTGATACATTAATAAGATATATTTTAGTTAACCTATCTTTTAGCAATTCCAATGCATACATCATTCCACAAATATCTGCGCTACACTCTCCATACCAAATATAAATAATATCCTTATTGGTTATCTTTGAAACTTTTTTAATATATCTTTCATAATCTCTTTTATATTCATACACATCTTGTTTTGAAATATTTTCTTCACAACCAATGTTTTTATACCATTCAATTCTATCCTCTAAATTTCTAAGATCACCAATCTTTCCTTCTGAAAGATTATCATAAAAAGCTATAACTCTGCTACCTTTAATTATATTTTGTTTAAGTGCAACCTTTAAACTTCCACTTGCAGATGCTGAAAAACACATATGAATCACATTGTTCATTTTTTATCCCCCAATATATCGACTAATATTTTCTAATAAATTCACATTCTAATTATACATCATTTTAAATGAAATTAAATATCATTTTCTATAAAATAAAGAACTACTGATAATTTTTTATCAGTAGTTCTTCTTTATTATTTTATATTATATTTTTAATCTTCATTACTTAAATCTATATCATGTAATTCTATAATACGTGTTCTATGCTTAATTTTATATCCCAAGTATAAAGCAATAAATATGGGAATTCCTATATATGCGGCAATTATACCCATCCAGTCTATTCCTTCTGGCTTTATGTAAGCAAATCCTTGACCTAGAATAACTATAATACACATAATTAATGCTATTATAGGCCCTATTGGATATAATTTAGCCTTATACTTTAGTTTATCCATATCAAGTCCTTGTGCAACATATGCTTTTCTAAATCTGTAATGACATACTGCAATTCCTATCCAAGCTATAAATCCTGCAAGCCCAGATGCTGCAACTAACCAAACATACACAGTGCTTTGCGCAAAAACTCCTGTTAAGAAACAAATAGATGCAATAAGTGTAGTTAATAAAACTGCATTTATTGGAACTCCTTTAGAACTTGTTTTTCCAAATACTTTAGGAGCCATGCCTTCTTTAGCCATAGCATATAACATTCTACTTG containing:
- a CDS encoding methyl-accepting chemotaxis protein; amino-acid sequence: MLQGTSTMMYNLFILISLCVLFIYLVSRPIKVVKFITAEKMEAISCLVLICIFSIPIILASKYAYTIYDTKTNIRDSIGILSAIIGGPVVGVVVGFIGSIYRYFLGGWTALGCSVSTFLGSTIASIIVYKSKFRPKNIRKKNVAKWMIFTAFWEVIHLEFLVPLLGEKSFGEAAILMSKTLLIPMFCMNMIAILIFLILIKDMIVNDSRLVVQKQKRMIKEIEESEYKIASVNKKINGVIDELSILSTNLQEDMDNTMISSKSIADTIKEVASRVYGQDEEIKNTAKIIDELSDNISKTVDINNNIIISTNEGKVLNEKGIDAVDFLKSKTSEGDNTILEVGKKIIILNDKIDRIDGIIEVITSISEQTNLLALNAAIEAARAGEYGRGFAVVAEEVKKLSEETSGAAEEVKKLLLDIGTEASNVVESMDGVRIIVEQQDEAVKNTGIIFDDIYKSIKNIIKLIELSKENMTSIDNRKGNLLSLIKNVSDVSENTSAGTQQVNASVQESIQSMEKISDIVQRLNNMIIDLKHINN
- a CDS encoding TPM domain-containing protein, producing MRKYKRRLISLLFPLLVIMLFWIIPFQSANAEIKFPVATNLKYVNDYVGILDSNTKEYLVSVGNELETKTGAQSIIVIVNSLEDYDIRDYGNKLFRKWGIGQKEKNNGLLVLVSIKDKKWSVEVGRGLEGAIPDTLSNRVMNDTAVEKFKKGNYNQGLKKAYSVFADIIGKEYGVTLEKNETVNFQYTPNKEKRNFIPLGLLGLILIDIIFNKARVIKFILKILLYNSYFGGGNGGHGGGFGGGGSNGGNFGGFGGGDSGGGGSSGGW
- a CDS encoding LemA family protein translates to MKKELKITLVIIGIVLLLVFPIIGGYNKIVTLEQAVLNSQSNIETNLQRRNDLIPNLVNTVKGYATQEKDIFKDIANARAKLGGAKTINERANADAELSSSLSRLLLVVENYPDLKSNQNFKDLTVALEGTENRINIARQDYNKMVGAYNTTIKRFPNSIISSVFRFQPKEYYKASESAKEVPKVDFSK
- a CDS encoding DUF1002 domain-containing protein, yielding MRFRKSISRILVLLFTVSIIASIQVKNAYADAFKVVTLGADLNSKQKEDMLKYFAVNKNEANIIEVTNQEENNYLKDVASKKQIGTKAISCSYVEPSDEGGLKISTHNMYWVTESMIRNALITAGIENAVVKASAPFNVSGTAALTGILKGFESSKGGKKIDEKKKKAANEEIVVTGDLGEKIGKDEAASLVNQVKKDVIKEKPKNEEDVKNIVLNVTNSFNKNSDKNLSEEDIQKITSLMNKINGLDLNFKQLKDQLNDVTEKLKGTITSDEARGFFTKLWDSISEFFSNLFSSDDNKDKSSNDKNEDGQNKDKNATSTSNKDITTSSDNTK
- a CDS encoding flavodoxin family protein gives rise to the protein MKKVILLSGSPKAEGNSVQVLRECAKVIESNGVEAEVVSIAGMNLKDCMNFEGGYNDGFDEIIDKVKEAQGLIIAAPVYWGTARAEAMTALQRIAMASMKQGNFLSRMVGGPIAVARRGGLTSTIEEMMMFYMINDMIVPGSTYWNIVFGKDPGDALKDEEGMRTVKRFSENVAYLINKMYD
- a CDS encoding DUF1835 domain-containing protein, whose translation is MNNVIHMCFSASASGSLKVALKQNIIKGSRVIAFYDNLSEGKIGDLRNLEDRIEWYKNIGCEENISKQDVYEYKRDYERYIKKVSKITNKDIIYIWYGECSADICGMMYALELLKDRLTKIYLINVSNLIEENQYHAFITRSVSEIMSEDMNKYIEFKKILDEDTYKYILEAWRVLKKENTMLRIFENGKVKSANKDYFDLDILKNTEKNLKRAARTVGNVLGFSNQNISDDYIFWRVRELINLGYIEYTGEFGIMRKMEIKITNKGLDRLSNDEYAMEFWRKREDEIEKETEYLRAFAAEAALKEKLNIARNLLDVLDIEVIAEKTGLTIGQIENLKVDM